A segment of the Luteibaculum oceani genome:
AGATTGTAGTTGATAGTTCTTAGCTCGCAGCTGACAGGGGTTAGGTAAAAGATGAAGGCGATGAATTGATGAAGGTATACACTCTGATCACGTCCTCTCGATACACTTCTTCCCTATCGGGGCGAAGCACTCGAGGACCGGGAGCCGGGAAGCTGAAAGAGATGAATAGATGAAGGGATGAAGGCGATGAAAAGGGTTAGCCGAAAGGACAATGCTGGAAGGTACCGTGCGGGGAAACAAATATCCAACCCAAAGTGACTTAAAAAAAGAAGGCCCAAAACCTGGTAGGTAGCTTTGGGCCTTCGGTTTATCCCTTGACGGGATTTGTGGTAGGTTTCTTAAATATAGTTAAATATTTTTATTAAACAATAAATCGACCAAAATATTTAAACACATTTTAAGCGGTTAAAGTGCATTAAATAATAACTCGGTTAATACAGAGCAATTGGGGATTGATCTTTTTGATCAACTTTTCCTTCTTTTCTCTGTCCCAATTACGGATCTCTTTAACGCGTTCTTCGGCTTCTTTGCGAGTGTTGAATCTTTCGTAAAACATTAGTTGATTGGTTTTTTGGCCTCTTTCGTAGGCGGAATTATAAATACTTCTCTTGAATTTATATACCAATAAGCGCATGTTGTCCGAGGAGCTCGTATGGTATACTGTTCTACTGTAATTGGATACTATGTAAACATAGTAATGTTGCGGAATGAGCCTCATATGTGGTAGGTTTTAAATTGATTATTACTATGAATTTATACAATATTTTTAATTGAACAAATGTTTTTCTGAAAAAATTGGTTGGAATTAGGGGGATTAGTTTATAGGTGGTAGTTCGTAGTTCATAGCTCGTAGCTGGTAGGCGGTAGGCGGTAGGCGGTAGAGATGAAGGATGAATTGATGAAAGGATGAAGGGGTACGCTCGGATTGTGTCCTCTCGATACACCCCGACGCTTACCGGTCGGGGCACTCGAGGATCTATTCAATTTAGGAAAGCGTTGCCTATGTCCTCTCGATATACTTCTTCCCTATCGGGGCGAAGCACTCGAGGACCACGTTTTACGATGTATTTAACGGGATCTCTCAGTCGCCAGTCAATTTTTTTGTTGCTGGAGCAAGGCATTTTTGGAGGCTCCTTCGAGATGACAGCTTTGGTTATGGGCGGAGGACTCATCCGGGATAAAAAGTTGTCATTTCGACTGCACCGAAGCGGAAGGAGAAATCCCGTCAAGGCATAACTTATTCCTTTCATATTCTTTTTCATTTTTTATTCATCAGGTAATTGATTTTAATGGAATTCATGAATCTTCGATTTCCATCGATGAAAAAACGAAACAAAAAAATCTAGGCCTAGACATTTCTTTAGTCATAGCTGTTCGGTAAACATAAGTGCGGCCAGGCGAGCTATCGCTTCCTGGTCTTACTAATGTTTATTCTACATCTATTTCCTTAGAAATCTATGGCCAGATGGACGCACGGACAATTATCGATGGGAGGACTCGCGTTGGAGCTTATGGGATCCCACCTAATCCGAGATGACAGCTGCGGGTTTAGCACGGTTATCGAGTGGCCACGCCCCAAGCGTGGGTGTATCGAGATAACATGGGCGGAGGATGCTGCCATGATACAAAGTTGTCATTTCGACCGTAATGAAGAGGAGAGAGAAATCCAGTTAGAGCAAAACATTGCTCATTAAACATTGTAGGTAATATTCTATTTTACTCGCTTTACTTTTTTCATTACCAAAAAAGTAAACAAAAAGGCTAGGGCTGCAGATCCCTCTCTCATTCATCTTCAGAAATCCTTAGAAAGACCTAAAAGGATTTCCCCAAGCCTAGGTCTTGGGTCTTCGACCCTGTCAATCTTTTGGTTTTCTATGGATTTCTTTTGATTCATTTCGATCTTGATCTGATGCCCAAAAGGACGCACGGACATTTATCGAAGGGGGAATCGCGTTGGAGCTTATGGGATCTCGCCTAATGCGGGATGACAGCTGCGGGCTTTAACGGTTATCGAGTGCCTCGACGAAGGAGAGGTGTATCGAGATAACAAGGGCGAAAGAACCAGCCTAGAAATGGGGTTTTAATTTCGACTGACCACACCTCTATCTTGTGGAGGGAGAAATCTCTTTAAGAAGGGAGGTTGTTTTTATTCTTGATGCTAACTTAGATTGCGCTCAGCCAGCGTGTTCCGTGCAATATGCAGGTTGGAGGTCGGTTAGAAGTACTGTGGAATTTTGCGGAGTTTTTTGAGGAGGACGGCGAGATAGTTTTTTTTGCCGGTGTTTACTTCCCATGCTTTGAGATCGTATTTGAGGCCGGATTTGCGTGCAGCGAGGTTGGCGTTGGACATACCTCCTACCCGCATTTTAACCAGGGTTTTAGGGAGGTAGTGCAATTTAATCTTGTGGATGTGAATGGCACGTAGCATCCATTCGAAATCGGCTGCGGAACCCATGTCTAATCGAAAAAGACCGACCTTATCAAAAACGGACTTTTTAATATATAAAGCAGGATGCGGAGGCATCCAACCGATGGCAAAGGAGGCTTGCTTGCCAGATTTCCAAGTGCGGACTTTTTTGCTGAGGTCTTCGTTCCAATATTCCAGATCCCCATAGACCGCATCTGCGTTTGGGTGCTCTTTAAAACACACTTGCACAGCTTTAAGGGCATCAGGGCTAGCCAGGACATCATCCGCATGTATAAAACCAATAATATCCTGGGAACCTGCGTTGGCAACGGCTTTGTTCAGCGCATCGTACAAGCCAGCATCTTGCTCGGAAACGAAATTAACGCCCTCCCGCTCCAACAGAGCGACTGTACCGTCTTTGGACTGCCCATCCTGCGCGTGATATAAAAAATCGCAGTCTAGCTGCGATTTTACCGATTTAATGGTATCTCCTAGTGTCTGCTCAGAATTGTAGCAGACGGTAATTAGATGGATTCTCATCTCGTAACTACATAATCTTCAAGAACTAACATATCCATTTTAGTTCTGAGAAAGCAATCCAACGCCTCTTGAGGTCTGTTCACAATGGGTTCATTCTCATTGAAGGAAGTATTAACCAAAATTGGGACTCCCGTTCTTTCTCTGAAACGATTGATTAATCCATAATATTTTGGCTCAATGTTCCCGTCAACGGATTGCAATCTTCCTGTTCCATCGACGTGGGTAACTGCAGGAATTTCTGCATGCTTTTCTGGCCTAATGGGATACACCTTTTCCATAAAGGGGACAAAATCCGCATTCTCAAAATATTCATCCACATATTCCTTCAAAATGGAGGGTGCAAACGGCCTGAAAGACTCTCTGCGTTTGATTTTGAGGTTAAGAATTTCCTTAACATCGTTACGGCGGGGATCTGCTAGAATAGATCTGTGCCCCAATGCTCTTGGACCAAACTCTGCTCTACCCTGATACCAGCCCACAACGCCTCCATTTTCAAGACAGTCACACACCTTATCAAATAATTCGCTTTGCGAGGAAGCTTTTTTCCAGGGTTGTTCTATTTGGGACAAACATTGCTCAATTTCTGCCTCATTTGCTTTATATCCGGTGTAGGGATTGTAATCCGGACAGCGCCTTTTAATATTTAGATTTTGATGCATATAATATAAAGCTGCACCTGCTGCGGTACCCGCATCGTGGCCTGCACAGGGTACATAGACATTATCAAACCCAGTATTCGAAATAATTTTTCCATTGGCTACGGAGTTTTGTGCTACCCCTCCAGATATACATAGATTTTTTAGGCCGGTATCTTTTTGTAATCTGGTTAATATCTGAAAAATAATTTCCTCGCACTTTCTTTGAACCGAGGTTGCTAAATTTTTATGTTTTTGGGTTAATTCCTCATCTTTTTTTCTGGCAGGACCAAATACCTCCTCAAACTTTTTAGAATATAATTTTCCAATGACTGGAGAACCTCCAACCCAATTCATATCCACTCCCTTGCTAAAATGTGGGTAGAATTTTTTGTTTAGGGTAAATCCATATTTACCATCGTACTGAATAAATGGATCAAGTTCCTTCAAAAATTCAGGTTTGCCATAGGGAGCTAGCCCCATTACCTTGTACTCATCTCCATAGTGAGGGAAACCCAAATATTGTGTAAAGGAGGTATAGAACATACCGAGAGAATGAGGGTAATTCACTTCTGATATTACTTGAATATCATTCCCTTTAGCTGTAGCCACCATAGTAGAGGTAAAATCACCCATTCCATCTATAGAAATAAGTGCAGCTTCCTCAAAAGGTGAGGGATAAAAAGCTGATGCTAAGTGGCTGCGATGGTGCTCTATATTTTGCACTTTACCCTGAATAGCCTCTATGGGACAGTCCATTGCATCTGCTAATTGTTTTTCGAAAGACGCTACTTTAGATCTATTCTTTATACGATCATATAGATTAGACAGTTGGAATCCATGTTTAAGCAGGTGTTTAATTTTCTTGTTTACGTTTACACTAGGATCACGAGAAACACATATTGCATCGATCTCACGTAGGGTAACGCCAGCCTCCTTTAAACAAAATTCAATAGCTTGGGCAGGCATACCAGCCCAGTGCTTAATGCGAAGAATACGTTCCTCTTCAGTGGCAGCTATTAATTGTCCATCCTTGAAGATGGCAGCTGAAGAATCACCATGGAAGGCATTGATACCTAAAATATATTTCATTAATTATAAATTCCCTTGATTATTATTTTCTGAAATACCAAACATATCACGATAAGCCTGGATTTGTTCATTAAAATTAAATTTAGATTGTGCAAATTTTATTACATTATAGCGCAGCCTTTCCCAATCCTCACCTCCAATTTCCAAGTACCTTATTATTCTATCTTCATACCCTTGGGTATTGGAGGGATCAATTGTAAAACCTGCGTTGGCTTCTTCTAAACCTTCCCAAGGAGTATTTTCACTTGCAATTACAGGTATTCCCCAGGCTAGGGCTTGGGCTATAGATTGTCCATAATTTTCGCTTAAAGATGGACAACACAGGACATCGAATTTTTGATATATTTTCTCTAACTCAATGGGTGTAAACCCGCCGTGAAATTTTACATCCAAATTGTGGAATTCATCAACCCTCTCACGCAAACTTCGGTAATACAGTACATCCTCCACATTACCAAAAAAATAGATACATAATTTACCCTGTAATTCCTCCGGTAAGTTCATTATTACATCAAAAATCCATGAAAGGTTTTTTATAGGATGAATTCTTCCAACAATGCCAATTCGCAACCTATTT
Coding sequences within it:
- a CDS encoding GIY-YIG nuclease family protein, with protein sequence MRLIPQHYYVYIVSNYSRTVYHTSSSDNMRLLVYKFKRSIYNSAYERGQKTNQLMFYERFNTRKEAEERVKEIRNWDREKKEKLIKKINPQLLCINRVII
- a CDS encoding glycosyltransferase family 2 protein, with protein sequence MRIHLITVCYNSEQTLGDTIKSVKSQLDCDFLYHAQDGQSKDGTVALLEREGVNFVSEQDAGLYDALNKAVANAGSQDIIGFIHADDVLASPDALKAVQVCFKEHPNADAVYGDLEYWNEDLSKKVRTWKSGKQASFAIGWMPPHPALYIKKSVFDKVGLFRLDMGSAADFEWMLRAIHIHKIKLHYLPKTLVKMRVGGMSNANLAARKSGLKYDLKAWEVNTGKKNYLAVLLKKLRKIPQYF
- a CDS encoding carbamoyltransferase family protein; this encodes MKYILGINAFHGDSSAAIFKDGQLIAATEEERILRIKHWAGMPAQAIEFCLKEAGVTLREIDAICVSRDPSVNVNKKIKHLLKHGFQLSNLYDRIKNRSKVASFEKQLADAMDCPIEAIQGKVQNIEHHRSHLASAFYPSPFEEAALISIDGMGDFTSTMVATAKGNDIQVISEVNYPHSLGMFYTSFTQYLGFPHYGDEYKVMGLAPYGKPEFLKELDPFIQYDGKYGFTLNKKFYPHFSKGVDMNWVGGSPVIGKLYSKKFEEVFGPARKKDEELTQKHKNLATSVQRKCEEIIFQILTRLQKDTGLKNLCISGGVAQNSVANGKIISNTGFDNVYVPCAGHDAGTAAGAALYYMHQNLNIKRRCPDYNPYTGYKANEAEIEQCLSQIEQPWKKASSQSELFDKVCDCLENGGVVGWYQGRAEFGPRALGHRSILADPRRNDVKEILNLKIKRRESFRPFAPSILKEYVDEYFENADFVPFMEKVYPIRPEKHAEIPAVTHVDGTGRLQSVDGNIEPKYYGLINRFRERTGVPILVNTSFNENEPIVNRPQEALDCFLRTKMDMLVLEDYVVTR